The sequence GGGCGGGGGACTGGGAGGCGAGGACGAGACGGCGGGGGCGGGGCTCTTCGGTCATGTCCGCCATCGTACGGAGCCGCGGGCCCCGCCGGGGCGCCCGGACTACTTGTTCAGCACCGCCTCCATCACGGACTTCGCGATCGGCCCGCCCAGCTTGCCGCCGGCGATCTCCGACCGGGGGATGTCCATGTCCTTGGGGTCGACGAAGACGGCGACCGCGACCGGGGAGGAGCCGTCGCTCTGCTTGGCGTAGGAGACGAACCAGGCGTAGGGGCGCTCGTCGTTGACGTTCGCGCCGTGCTGGGCGGTGCCGGTCTTGCCGCCGACCGTCACGCCGTCGATCTTGGCCTTCGAGGCGGTGCCCTCGTTGGCCGTGTACTCCATCATCTGCTGCACCTTCTTCGCCGTGTCGGCGGAGACGGCCTGGGACTTCAGCTTCGGCTTGATCTTCTCGATCGTCGACAGGTCGGGGCCGCGCAGCTCGTCGACGATGTGCGGCATCATCACCTTGCCGTCATTGGCGAGCCCGGCGGCCACCATCGCCATCTGCATCGGGGTGCTGGTGAGGCTGCCCTGGCCCATACCGGTCAGCGCGGTCTGCGGCTTGTCGAGCTTGTCCGGGTAGAGGCTCTTGCTGGCCAGCATGTCCCCGAGCTCCTTGTCGTAGACGTCGGAGTTGAAGCCGAACTTCTCCGCGGTCTCGCGCATCTTGTCCTTGCCGACCTTCAGCGCGGTGTCGAGGAAGACGTTGTTGCACGACCACTGCATGCCGGTCTTCAGCGAGGCCTTGTCGCAGGGCGCGCCCGGGACATCGTTGCCGATCTTCGTCGTGCTCTGCGGGAGCTGGTACGGAGCGGGTGCGTTCGAGGGGGCGTCGATGTCCGACACCACGCCGTTCTCCAGGGCCGCCGCCGCGGTGAGGATCTTGAAGGTGGAGCCGGGCGCATAGGTCTCGCGCAGCGCCCGGTTGCTCAGCGGCTTGGTCTTGTCGGTGTCCATCTCCTTGAACTTCCGGCTCTCGGCGTTGGAGATGCCGGCGAACACCGACGGGTCGTAGGAGGGGGTGGAGGCGAGCGCGAGGACCCGGCCGTCGCGCGGGTCGAGGGCGACCACCGCACCCTTGGCGTTGAGGTCGGTCAGCCCCTTGTACGCGGCCTTCTGCGCCTTGGGGTCGATAGTGGTGACGACATCGCCGCCGCGCGGCTTCTTGCCGGTCAGGATGTCCTGGGCGCGGTTGAAGGCGAGCCGGTCGTCCTTGCCGCTGAGCACCTTGTTGTAGATGCCCTCCAGGAAGGTCGTGCCCTGCGCCTGCGAGGCGAAGCCGGTGATCGGCGCGTACATCGGGCCGTCCTTGTACGTCCGCTTGTACTTGAAGTCACCTGAGGTCGCCACCGAGCCGGTGACCGGCTTGCCGCCGACGATGATGTTGCCGCGCGGGTAGGAGAACGCCTCGATCTTGACGCGCCGGTTGTGGGGATCGTTGGCGAGTTCGTCGCCCTGGACGAACTGGACCCATGTCGCGCGGGCCAGCAGGGCCAGCACCAGCACCCCGCAGAAGACGGCTATATGCCTCAGCGGCCTGTTCATCGCTCTCCCACTCCCGGCTGGACGCCGCTCCGCGGCCGGCCGCCCGAATTGCACTGTCGAGAGAGAAAGAGGCTGTTTCAGCGGTGATGGTTGCGAGCGGAAACTGTGAGGGTTACCTCCCCGCGGACGGGAACGGCTACCTCCCCGAGATCAGAACCATCAGCACCACCGCGACCACGGCCAGCACGATGCCCATTCTGCGGAGCTTGGCCTGCACATCGCGCAGCTCCTCAGGAGGCTCATCGGGCGGATCTGACCACAGCATGTCTCGATCCTGAGCCCGATGTGCCCGTGGCGCCTGAGTACGCGTACTCAGGCGCCACGGGCACAATGGACTAGTCAATGCACTATGCACCGACCTGACGCGGCCGGTCACCGCGCCCATACCGGCCGGTCAGTGCGGCCAGTAGCTCGTCCGCCAGGCCCGCGGGCCGGGGTGCGGCATCCGCGCCCGCGCCGGAACCGTGGACGCGGGATCCGACCACTCGGTGCCGCGATCGGCTCCCTCGGGCGCGACGGAAGCGGCAGCCGCCGCGCGGACCTGCACCACCGCCAGTGCGGCGGCCAGCTCCTCGGGTGTGGGATTGCCCCGTACGACCCTGATCACCGAAACGGCCCTCCTTCGCTGGTTCTGGTTGTGCCGGTCAGAGCGGAATGTTGCCGTGCTTCTTCGGCGGCAGCGCCTCGCGCTTGTTGCGCAGCGTGCGCAGCCCGCGCACGATGTGCCGGCGCGTCTCGGACGGCATGATCACCGCGTCGATGTAGCCGCGCTCGGCCGCGACATACGGGTTGAGCAGGGCGTCCTCGTACTCCTGGATCAGCTCCTGGCGCCGCTCGTCCTGCGCGGCCTGGTCCTCGATCGAGGCCAGCGTGCGGCGGTGCAGGATGTTGACCGCGCCCTGGGCGCCCATGACGGCGATCTGCGCGGTCGGCCAGGCCAGGTTGAGGTCCGCCCCCAGGTGCTTGGAGCCCATGACGTCGTACGCGCCGCCGAACGCCTTGCGCGTGATGACCGTGATCAGCGGGACCGTCGCCTCCGCGTAGGCATAGATCAGCTTGGCGCCGCGCCGGATGATCCCGTCCCACTCCTGGTCGGTGCCGGGCAGGAAGCCGGGCACGTCCACGAAGGTGATTACCGGAACGTTGAACGCGTCGCAGGTCCGCACGAACCGCGCGGCCTTCTCCGAGGCCTTGATGTCCAGGATGCCCGCGAACTGCATCGGCTGGTTGGCGACCACACCGACCGCATGGCCCTCGACCCGCCCGAAGCCGGTCAGGATGTTCGGCGCGAACAGCGCCTGGGTCTCCAGGAACTCGTTGTCATCCAGGACATGCTCGATCGCGACATGCATGTCGTACGGCTGATTGGCCGAATCCGGGATCAGGACGTCCAGCTCGCGGTCCGTGTCCGAGGTCTCCAGGTCCGCCTCCTCCGGGAAGGCCGGCGCCTCGGAGAGGTTGTTGGACGGCAGGTAGGACAGCAGGCCCTTGACGTACTCGATGGCGTCCTTCTCGTCCCCCGCCATGTGGTGCGCCACACCGGAGGTGGTGTTGTGCGTACGGGCGCCGCCCAGCTCCTCGAAGCCGACGTCCTCACCGGTCACCGTCTTGATGACGTCCGGACCGGTGATGAACATGTGCGAGGTCTGGTCCACCATGACCGTGAAGTCGGTGATGGCGGGGGAGTAGACCGCGCCGCCCGCACACGGGCCGACGATCAGGCTGATCTGCGGGATCACACCGGAAGCATGGGTGTTGCGGCGGAAGATCTCGCCGTACATGCCCAGCGAGGCCACGCCTTCCTGGATGCGCGCGCCGCCGGAGTCGTTGATGCCGATGACCGGGCAGCCGGTCTTGAGCGCGAAGTCCATCACCTTGACGATCTTCTCGCCGAAGACCTCGCCCAGCGCCCCGCCGAAGACCGTGAAGTCCTGGGAGAAGACGGCCACCGGGCGGCCGTCGACCGTGCCGTAGCCGGACACCACACCGTCGCCGTAGGGGCGGGTCTGGTCCAGCCCGAAATTGGTCGACCGGTGCCGCGCGAACTCGTCCAGCTCGACGAACGAGCCCTCGTCCAGCAGCAGATCGATGCGCTCACGCGCCGTCAACTTTCCCTTTGCGTGCTGCTTTTCCACCGCACGGGCGGAACCGGCATGCGTGGCCTCTTCGACCCGCCGCTGCAGGTCCGCCAGTTTGCCCGCGGTGGTGTGGATGTTTGCTTCCGGCTCGGACATCGGGATGCGGCTCCTGCTCGTCCTGGACTGGTGCTCGTACTGAGGGTGGTACGGGATTGGCTACCGATCCGTAGCGTATCGGCGGGACTGCTCAGCGGCACTGCGTCGTTGACCACACCTAGGCTGGCCCCATGACGTCTCAACCACCGGAAAACCGGGACAAAGATGCCGGTCGCTGGAGCGATCTGGGCCGCCCTCCGCTGAACGCCACGGCGTTGCGCCGCGCCCTCGTACGGCCCGACTCGCTCTGGACCGCCCTGGACGTCGTCTCCGCCACCGGCTCCACCAATACCGACCTGGCGGCCCGCGCGGCACAAGGGGAGGCAGAGGGCGCCGTCCTCATCGCGGAGGAGCAGTCGGCCGGCCGCGGCCGCCTCGACCGCACCTGGTCGGCGCCCCCGCGCTCGGGCCTCTTCCTCTCCGTCTACCTCATCCCCCAAGTCCCCGTGGCGCGCTGGGGCTGGCTCCCCCTGCTCACCGGAGTCGCCACCGCCGCCGCCCTCTCCCGGACGGCCGGCGTCGACACGGCCCTCAAGTGGCCCAACGACCTGCTGGTAACTTCCGCGGACTCCGACGCCCTGCGTCCCGGGGGCACCCTCACGGAACGCAAGGTGGGCGGCATCCTCGCCGAACGCGCCGGCCCCGGCGTCGTCATCGGCATCGGCCTCAACGTCTCCCTCACCGCCGCCGAACTCCCGGTGCCCGCCGCGGGCTCACTGACCCTGGCCGGCGCCAGTACCACCGACCGTGACCCGCTGCTGCGCGCCGTACTCCGCTCCCTGGAGCACTGGTACACCCAGTGGCAGTCCGCCGACGGCGACCCCGCCACCAGCGGCCTCCACGAGGCCTACGCCGCAGGCTGCGCCACCCTCGGCCGCTCCGTACGCGCCGAGCTCCCCGGCGACACCGCCATCACCGGCGAGGCCGTAGCCATCGACGCCGACGGCCGCCTGGTACTGGCCACCGCAAACGGCGTACAGCAGCCGGTGGGCGCAGGGGACATCGTCCATTTGCGCCCGGCTACGGAGGCGTAGCGGCAGATCGGGCGGGGCGCCCACCGGGGGCTGTATGAGTGACGGCTACCGGGGCGGCCGCCGTTGTTCGTCTCCGTGACGGCACCGGGGGCGGCGGGACGGCCGCCGACGGAGTGGGGTGGGCCGCCCGGCGGCGCCCGTGTCAGTGACGGCAACGGGTACGGCGGGACGGCCGCCGACGGAGTCGGGTGGGACACCCGCGACGCCTGTGTCAGTGACGGCAACGGGTACGGGGGACGGCCGCCGACGCCCATGTCGGTTGTCTGTGACGGCAATGGGTACGGCGGGAGGGCCGCCGACGACGTAGGCCGGAGGGGATGCCCGGTGCCCCGCCCGCAGGACCGGAGCGAACGCCGGGGCACTCTATGCCACGTACCAGGGCCGCCCGCGCCGTGGGGGCACCTCCCGGCCGAAGGCTGGGGGAGGGGTACCGGGCGTCCCCTCCGGCCCCCCACCCACGGCGGATACGCGCGACACCGGCCCCCACCACCCGCTGAACAGCACTGAACCGCACCGAACCACACCCCCCGCCGCGCCGACCCACCCCCACCACTTCCTTGTCCATAGCCAACATGTGAGAGTGAGCCAGAGCACACCTGCCGTATCGTTGAGGCGGTCCGCCAGGGAGCGGACCACCGGCGAGCAGTGATCGGAAGGGCAGTGCGCAGGGATCGGACAGGGAGCGGCCGGTGACCGCCGACGACTCGGGCGCCACCCCGCGCGACATGGACACCGAGGACGACGCCGTGCGCGACGTCCCCGTCGACGATCCCGCACGCGGCTGGGGCGACACCGCCACCGGCAGGGGCGAGACCACCGCCAACGGCGACGAGAACAACATCGCCGTCCGCCTCGAACATCTCATCCTCGGCGCCGACCGCCGCTACACACCGTTCCAGGCGGCCCGCGCCGCCGGCGTCTCCATGGACCTCGCGGCCCGCTTCTGGCGGGCCATGGGCTTCGCCGACATCGGCCAGGTCAAGGCCCTCACCGAGGCCGATGTGCTGGCCCTGCGCCGGCTCGCCGGCCTCGTCGAGGCCGGCCTGCTGAGCGAGGCCATGGCCGTACAGGTCGCCCGCTCCACGGGCCAGACCACCGCCCGTCTCGCCGACTGGCAGATCGACTCCTTCCTGGAGGGCCTGACCGAGCCGCAGGACTCCGGCCTGACCCGGACGGAGATCACCTACCCGCTGGTCGAGCTGCTGCTCCCCGAGCTGGAGGAGTTCCTGGTCTACGTCTGGCGCCGCCAGCTCGCCGCCGCCACCGGCCGCGTCGTCCGGGCCCAGGACGACGCGGAAATGGTCGACCGCCGCCTCGCCGTCGGCTTCGCCGACCTGGTCGGTTTCACCCGTCTGACCCGCCGCCTGGAGGAGGAGGAGCTGGGCGAGCTGGTGGAGGCGTTCGAGACGACCTGCTCCGACCTGGTGGCCGCGCATGGCGGCCGGCTCATCAAGACCCTCGGCGACGAGGTCCTTTTCTCCGCCGACGACGCGGGTATCGCCGCCGAGATCGGGCTCCGGCTGATCGAGACGATGACCAATGACGAGACGATGCCTGAGCTGCGGGTCGGCATCGCTTTCGGCACCGTCACGACCCGGATGGGCGATGTCTTCGGTACGACGGTCAACCTCGCCAGCCGCCTCACCTCGATAGCGCCGAAGGACACCGTGCTGGTGGACGAGGCGTTCGCCGAGGAACTGGGCCGTATCGGTGACGCGCCGGTCTCCGAGGCCGACGCCGCGGCCGCGGAGAAGGCGGCCGCGGAGGGCACCGGCGCCCCGCCGCCGTCGTACCGCTTCGCCCTCCAGCCGATGTGGCAGCGACCGGTGCGAGGCCTGGGTGTGGTCGAACCCTGGCTGCTGAGCCGCCGCCCAGTTCAGGGCACCGGCGACTGAGCCGCAGGCTCGGCCTCAGGCCCAGCCCCAGGCCCAGCCTCAGGCCCAGCCCCAGCCCCAGCCCCAACCCAGAGAGCCCTCCGGCCCGAGCCGCCGTCCCGTCCCTGTCCCCCAGGCCACCCACCTGGCATGATCCCCACGTCAGGTCAACGCCCGTTAACAGGGAGGGTTGCATGGAACGGCAGGGGCAACGGCAACAATTCGGCGCGGACGGCTGGGTGGCCGTCGAGCGCCACGGCCACAACGGCCACGTGGCGGAGCTGATCATGGACCGCCCGAAGGCCATGAACGCCGTCTCGACGGCCATGGCCGACAGCTTGGCGCAGGCCTGCGCCGAGCTGGCCGCGGACCGCTCCGTACGGGCGGTGGTCCTCAGCTCCACCCACGAGCGGGCGTTCTGCGTGGGCGCGGACCTCAAGGAGCGCAACTCCTTCACGGACGCGGACCTGATGCGCCAGCGTCCGCACACCCGCGCCGCGTACACCGGCGTACTGGAGCTGCCGATGCCCACCATCGCGGCGGTGCACGGCTTCGCGCTCGGCGGCGGCTTCGAGCTGGCGCTCGCCTGCGATCTGATCGTCGCGGACGGTACGGCGGAGGTGGGGCTGCCGGAGGTGTCGGTGGGCGTCATCCCCGGCGGTGGGGGCACCCAGCTGCTGCCGCGCCGGGTGGGTGCGGCGCGGGCCGCCGAGCTGGTTTTCACCGCGCGGCGGGTACGGGCGGCCGAGGCCGCGGAGCTGGGCCTGGTGGACCGGCTGGTCGCGGACGGGCAGGACCGGGCCGGGGCGCTGGAGCTGGCGGCCACGATCGCGCGTCATTCGCCGGTCGGGCTGCGTGCCGCCAAGCGTGCGATGCGTCTCGGGCACGGGCTGGATCTGCGGGCCGGTCTGGAGGTGGAGGACGGCGCCTGGCGCAGTGTGGCCTTCTCCGGGGATCGGGCGGAGGGTGTGGCGGCCTTCAACGAGAAGCGTGAACCGGAGTGGCCTGGGGAGTGACGTTGGCCGGTGGGGGCTGCCGTTGCGCGTCTCCGCCGTGGGTGGGGGCCGGCGTCGGGCGTCTCCGCCGTGGGTGGGGGCCGGCGTCGGGCGTCTCCGCCGTGGGTGGGGGCCGGTGTCGCGCGTCTCCGCCGTGGGTGGGGGGCCGGAGGGGATGCCCGGTACCCCTCCCCCAGCCTTCGGCCGGGAGGTGCCCCCACGGCGCGGGCGGCCCTGGTACGTGGCATAGAGTGCCCCGGCGTTCGCTCCGGTCCTGCGGGCGGGGCACCGGGCATCCCCTCCGGCCTATGTCGTCGGCGGCTGTCCCGCCGTACCCATTGCCGTCACAGACAACCGACATGGGCGTTGGCGGCCGTCCCCCGTACCCGTTGCCGTCACTGACACGGGCGTCGCAGGTTTCCCGGCCAACTCCGTCGGCGGCCGTCCCACCGTCCCCGTTGCCGTCACCGAGACGAACAACGGCGGCCGTCCCGTCCCGCCCCTGGGCCAGGAGCGACCCGAGGAGCCAAGCGACGAGCGGCGCCGATAACGACGCGAATAACGCCTAGGTGTCAATCACCTACGGAAAGGGGCGAAAGGGGTTAAACATTCCTACGCTGTAATAACGGAGCGTGCTCACGGTGACGGAATGCGAGGATCCGGTGACGGGCGAGGGCGATGCGAGGCTGCGGGCCGTGGTGGAGCTGGCGCAGGCGATGGCGGCCGCGCATACACCGCGCGACTCGGCGCACGCCGCGGCGCAGGGAGTGCGCCAGGCCCTGGGGGGATCCTTCGCGGCCATCTCGAAGTGGGAGCGCGAGCTGGGCAAGCTGCGCGTGCTGGTCAACGTAGGCGAACTCGCCGCCGACGAGGAGGAGTTCCCGGACGACGAGAGCTACCCCGTCCATGAATTCCCGGAGATCGTCGGCTTCCTGCACGAGCAGTGGGCGGGCGGTGGCGAGCCCAGTGCCTGGGTGGAGACCGCTGAGGAGCCGCACGACGGCCCGGTGCCCGCGGCCGCGGCGCAGTGGCGGGGCGGGGACGGAGGCGGGGGTGGAAACGGGAGTAGCGGTAGAAGCGGGGTCAGGGACGGGGTCGGCGGCGCCAACCCGCAGCGGGTGGCCGCGCTGCGCCGTCGCGGACGGGGTTGCTGCGTGGTCGCGCCGATCGTGCTGCACGGCCGGGCGTGGGGCGAGCTGTATGTCGCGCGGCGGACGGGCGAGCCGGTCTTCGGCCGGCCGGACGCCGACTTCGCGAGTGTGCTCGCCGCGGTGACGGCCGCCGGGATCGCCCAGACCGAGCGGCTGGCGGAGGTCCGCCGGCTGGCCTTCACGGACTCCCTGACCGGCCTCGCCAACCGTCGTGCCGTCGATATGCGGCTGGACGAGGCGCTGGAGCTGCACCGCAGGGACGAGGTGGTGGTCAGCCTGGTGGTGTGTGACCTCAACGGGCTGAAGCGGGTGAACGACTCGCGCGGCCATGCGGTCGGGGACCGCTTGCTGGAGCGCTTCGGGTCGGTGCTGTCCCTGTGCGGGGCGATGCTGCCGGGCATGCTGGCCGCCCGGCTCGGCGGCGATGAGTTCTGCCTGCTCGCGGTGGGCCCGCCGGCCGACGAGGTGGTCAAGGTGGCCGGTGAACTGTGCGACCGGGCGGGGGAGTTGGACCTCGGTGAAGGGGTGGCGGTCGGAGTCGCCTCGACCGGCGACCCGATCGGGCCGGTGCGCAGCGCCCGCCGGCTCTTCCGGCTCGCGGACGCCGCGCAGTACAAGGCCAAGGCGGCGCGGTCGGGTGAGCCGGTGGTCGCCGGGCGGCACGGCGGCAAGGATGACCCCGTCGTCCGGCTCGCGGACGCCCCGGACCGGCGGTCGGGGCCGGAGCGCCGCCGCTTCCGGAGGTGAGTGCCATGTTCCGTGCCATGTTCCTTGCGCAGGCCCGGGTTCCTTGCCTACGCCCCGTAAGGGGTGATCCCCAAACCTGGTGGTGACATCCGGCGATTCAGTCTCTAGGGTGCCTGAATATGGATATGCACACTGTGGTGCTGGGAACCTCCGGCACGACCGCACAGGACGTCATCGCGGTGGCCCGCGGCGCGGCCCGGATCGAGCTGTCCGAGGAGGCCCTTGCGGCCGTTGCCACCTCCCGCGCCTTCATCGACGAACTCGCCGCCAAGCCCGACCCCGTCTACGGCGTCTCCACCGGCTTCGGGGCGCTCGCCGTACGGCACATCAGCCCCGAGCTGCGTGTGCAGCTCCAGCGCAACATCGTGCGCTCGCACGCGGCCGGCATGGGCCCGCGGGTCGAGCGTGAGGTCGTCCGCGCGCTGATGTTCCTGCGGCTGAAGACGCTCGCCTCCGGGCGCACCGGCGTCCGCCCGCTCGTCGTCGAGACCATGGCCGCCATACTCAACGCCGGCATCACGCCCGTCGTGCACGAATACGGCTCGCTCGGCTGCTCCGGTGACCTGGCGCCGCTGTCGCACTGTGCCCTGACGCTGATGGGCGAGGGCGATGCGGAGGGCCCCGACGGCGTCGTGCGGCCGGCCGGCGAGCTGCTGGCCGTGCACGGCATCGAGCCCGTCGAACTGCGCGAGAAGGAGGGGCTGGCCCTCCTCAACGGCACCGACGGCATGCTCGGCATGCTCGTGATGGCCTGCGCGGATCTCGCCCGGCTGTTCACCTCGGCGGACATCACCGCGGCCCTCTCCCTGGAGGCGCTGCTCGGCACGGACAAGGTCCTCGCGCCCGAGCTGCACGCCATCCGCCCGCACCCCGGGCAGGCCGCCTCGGCGGGCAACATGTCCAAGGTGCTGGCGGGCTCGGGCTTCACCGGCCACCACCAGGACGACGCCCCGCGCGTCCAGGACGCCTACTCCATCCGCTGCGCCCCGCAGGTCGCCGGCGCCGGCCGGGACACCCTCGACCACGCCCGCCTGGTCGCCGACCGCGAGCTCGCCGCGGCCGTCGACAACCCGGTGGTGCTGCCGGACGGACGGGTCGAGTCCAACGGCAACTTCCACGGCGCCCCGGTTGCCTACGTCCTGGACTTTCTGGCCATCGCCGCGGCCGACCTCGGTTCGATCGCCGAGCGCCGTACGGACCGGCTGCTGGACAAGAACCGTTCGCACGGACTGCCCGCCTTCCTGGCCGGGGACCCGGGTGTCGACTCCGGGCTGATGATCGCCCAGTACACCCAGGCCGCCCTGGTCAGCGAGCTGAAGCGACTGGCCGCGCCCGCCTCGGTGGACTCCATCCCGTCCTCCGCCATGCAGGAGGACCATGTCTCGATGGGCTGGTCGGCGGCGCGCAAGCTGCGTACCGCGGTCGACAACCTGACCCGGATCGTCGCCGTCGAGCTCTACGCGGCGACCCGCGCCATCGAGATGCGCGAGGGGCTGACGCCTGCCCCCGCCACCCGCGCCGTGCTGGACGCGGTGCGCGCGGCCGGTATCCAGGGCCCGGGCGGGGACCGTTTCCTGGCGCCGGATCTGGAGGGCGCGTATGCGTTCGTGCGGGCCGGGAAGCTGGTGGCGGCCGTGGAGTCGGTCACGGGCGAGCTGGCGTAACGACGGGGTCGGGGCCGGGGCCGGGGTGCCCCGCCGTCCTCCCCAGGGGTGGCGTCCCTAAGGGGTGTCTCCCTTACGGGGTCTCCCCGCGCTCCGTCTCTAAGGGGTCTCGCCGTGCTCCGCCCCTGGTAGGGGGTTCCCGCTCGCCGTCCCCAGGGGGTCTTCCCGATCTCCGGGGGGGGGAGGCTCAGGCAGCGTCGTCGCGGGTGCGGCGGACCGAGTAGCTGACCAGCCCGGCGCCGAGCGCGAGACAGGCGGCGCCGCCGATCACGTACGGCGTGGTGTCCGGGCTGCCGGTGTCGGCGAGGAGGTGCGGCCGGGTGCCGGTGGAGCCGCCGTCGTCGGCGTCGGAGACCGCTCCGGTGCCCGTGCCCGTCCCGGAGCCGGTGCCCGTGCCGCTGTGGTGCGGGGTGGTCGTCGTGGAACCGCCGCCGGGGCCCGCTGCCGCCCTGCTGCTCAGCCGGTCGGCCAGGCCGGGACCGGTCGCGGCGGATGCCGTCCGCAGACCGGAATCTGTCGCTCCGTCATGTCCCGCGCTCGCATTGGCGGAGGGGACGAACCACAGGGCGAACAGTACCGATCCCGCGGCTGCGGCGGTCAGCAGTGGACGTCGTGCGGTCACGGAAGCGATCCCCCTTGTGGGTTCGGCGAATTGGCCGTTGACCTCAGATGTTAGTGACCGCCGCGGGTCGCGGGGAAGTCAGGACCCGTCCATGCCTAACCTCCGTGCTATGAGCAATGGTGAGACATCACGTTTTGTGCGCCTTCATGTGGAACTGATCATGGAGGTTGCCGACGCCCCGCAGCTGACCGGCGCGGCCCTCGATCACATCAACGGCGACCCGTCGCTGCCCGACGAGGAGCGCAGACAGTCCCTGGAGACGGTCAAGGAGGATCCGGCGGAGGCACTGGCCCACCTGATCGATCCGTTCGACCTCGTCTCCTCGGTGCCGGGCACCGAACTGGCCCAGGCCTCGTGGAGCAGTGAGGAGCTGACCGACTACGACCCCGACGCCGAGTGGAACGCGGCGGAGTGGGATCTGGCGGACGACGCGGACGGGGAGGGCTGACCGCCGCACCTCGTCCCGCCGCCCGAACCCATAGGGCCCCCGTACGGCTGCGCGCCGTACGGGGGCCCATGACGTGGCCGGTGTGGCCGATGCCGGGGTGTGGCTGGTGTGACCGGTGTGGCTGTCGGCTGCCGGGTAGCCCGGCAGCCCGGCACATCGGCAGTCGGGCGGTCCAGCAGGTCGGTAGTCCAGCAGGTCCGGCACGTCCGACTTCGGACTGTGTGTGCCCTGTGACCGATCTACGGGCATAAGTGGCCTTCCCCACACTTCATGGAGGCATGGAACGGGTGAAACGGAAAAGGCGTTTATATGGCGTCGGCAGGAATGCCTACGTCCGGATATGCC is a genomic window of Streptomyces sp. Edi2 containing:
- a CDS encoding penicillin-binding protein 2, whose amino-acid sequence is MNRPLRHIAVFCGVLVLALLARATWVQFVQGDELANDPHNRRVKIEAFSYPRGNIIVGGKPVTGSVATSGDFKYKRTYKDGPMYAPITGFASQAQGTTFLEGIYNKVLSGKDDRLAFNRAQDILTGKKPRGGDVVTTIDPKAQKAAYKGLTDLNAKGAVVALDPRDGRVLALASTPSYDPSVFAGISNAESRKFKEMDTDKTKPLSNRALRETYAPGSTFKILTAAAALENGVVSDIDAPSNAPAPYQLPQSTTKIGNDVPGAPCDKASLKTGMQWSCNNVFLDTALKVGKDKMRETAEKFGFNSDVYDKELGDMLASKSLYPDKLDKPQTALTGMGQGSLTSTPMQMAMVAAGLANDGKVMMPHIVDELRGPDLSTIEKIKPKLKSQAVSADTAKKVQQMMEYTANEGTASKAKIDGVTVGGKTGTAQHGANVNDERPYAWFVSYAKQSDGSSPVAVAVFVDPKDMDIPRSEIAGGKLGGPIAKSVMEAVLNK
- a CDS encoding acyl-CoA carboxylase epsilon subunit — protein: MIRVVRGNPTPEELAAALAVVQVRAAAAASVAPEGADRGTEWSDPASTVPARARMPHPGPRAWRTSYWPH
- a CDS encoding acyl-CoA carboxylase subunit beta, translated to MSEPEANIHTTAGKLADLQRRVEEATHAGSARAVEKQHAKGKLTARERIDLLLDEGSFVELDEFARHRSTNFGLDQTRPYGDGVVSGYGTVDGRPVAVFSQDFTVFGGALGEVFGEKIVKVMDFALKTGCPVIGINDSGGARIQEGVASLGMYGEIFRRNTHASGVIPQISLIVGPCAGGAVYSPAITDFTVMVDQTSHMFITGPDVIKTVTGEDVGFEELGGARTHNTTSGVAHHMAGDEKDAIEYVKGLLSYLPSNNLSEAPAFPEEADLETSDTDRELDVLIPDSANQPYDMHVAIEHVLDDNEFLETQALFAPNILTGFGRVEGHAVGVVANQPMQFAGILDIKASEKAARFVRTCDAFNVPVITFVDVPGFLPGTDQEWDGIIRRGAKLIYAYAEATVPLITVITRKAFGGAYDVMGSKHLGADLNLAWPTAQIAVMGAQGAVNILHRRTLASIEDQAAQDERRQELIQEYEDALLNPYVAAERGYIDAVIMPSETRRHIVRGLRTLRNKREALPPKKHGNIPL
- a CDS encoding biotin--[acetyl-CoA-carboxylase] ligase: MTSQPPENRDKDAGRWSDLGRPPLNATALRRALVRPDSLWTALDVVSATGSTNTDLAARAAQGEAEGAVLIAEEQSAGRGRLDRTWSAPPRSGLFLSVYLIPQVPVARWGWLPLLTGVATAAALSRTAGVDTALKWPNDLLVTSADSDALRPGGTLTERKVGGILAERAGPGVVIGIGLNVSLTAAELPVPAAGSLTLAGASTTDRDPLLRAVLRSLEHWYTQWQSADGDPATSGLHEAYAAGCATLGRSVRAELPGDTAITGEAVAIDADGRLVLATANGVQQPVGAGDIVHLRPATEA
- a CDS encoding adenylate/guanylate cyclase domain-containing protein, translating into MTADDSGATPRDMDTEDDAVRDVPVDDPARGWGDTATGRGETTANGDENNIAVRLEHLILGADRRYTPFQAARAAGVSMDLAARFWRAMGFADIGQVKALTEADVLALRRLAGLVEAGLLSEAMAVQVARSTGQTTARLADWQIDSFLEGLTEPQDSGLTRTEITYPLVELLLPELEEFLVYVWRRQLAAATGRVVRAQDDAEMVDRRLAVGFADLVGFTRLTRRLEEEELGELVEAFETTCSDLVAAHGGRLIKTLGDEVLFSADDAGIAAEIGLRLIETMTNDETMPELRVGIAFGTVTTRMGDVFGTTVNLASRLTSIAPKDTVLVDEAFAEELGRIGDAPVSEADAAAAEKAAAEGTGAPPPSYRFALQPMWQRPVRGLGVVEPWLLSRRPVQGTGD
- a CDS encoding enoyl-CoA hydratase-related protein translates to MERQGQRQQFGADGWVAVERHGHNGHVAELIMDRPKAMNAVSTAMADSLAQACAELAADRSVRAVVLSSTHERAFCVGADLKERNSFTDADLMRQRPHTRAAYTGVLELPMPTIAAVHGFALGGGFELALACDLIVADGTAEVGLPEVSVGVIPGGGGTQLLPRRVGAARAAELVFTARRVRAAEAAELGLVDRLVADGQDRAGALELAATIARHSPVGLRAAKRAMRLGHGLDLRAGLEVEDGAWRSVAFSGDRAEGVAAFNEKREPEWPGE
- a CDS encoding GGDEF domain-containing protein, which translates into the protein MAAAHTPRDSAHAAAQGVRQALGGSFAAISKWERELGKLRVLVNVGELAADEEEFPDDESYPVHEFPEIVGFLHEQWAGGGEPSAWVETAEEPHDGPVPAAAAQWRGGDGGGGGNGSSGRSGVRDGVGGANPQRVAALRRRGRGCCVVAPIVLHGRAWGELYVARRTGEPVFGRPDADFASVLAAVTAAGIAQTERLAEVRRLAFTDSLTGLANRRAVDMRLDEALELHRRDEVVVSLVVCDLNGLKRVNDSRGHAVGDRLLERFGSVLSLCGAMLPGMLAARLGGDEFCLLAVGPPADEVVKVAGELCDRAGELDLGEGVAVGVASTGDPIGPVRSARRLFRLADAAQYKAKAARSGEPVVAGRHGGKDDPVVRLADAPDRRSGPERRRFRR